The Chiroxiphia lanceolata isolate bChiLan1 chromosome 4, bChiLan1.pri, whole genome shotgun sequence genome contains a region encoding:
- the PCM1 gene encoding pericentriolar material 1 protein isoform X4 — MATGGGPFEEGMNDQDLPSWSNESLDDRLNNTDWGSQQKKANRSSEKNKKKLSGEAETRLTNDISPESSPGMGRRKTRTPHSFPHARYMTQMSVPEQAELERLKQRINFSDLDQRSIGSDSQGRATAANNKRQLNESKKPFNFLSMQINTNKSKDPASGSQKKESGVSAQCKELFGAALSKDFLQNCQVSTQEDGRGEQMMDSSQIVSRLVQIRDYIAKASSMRDDLVEKNERSANVERLSHLIDDLKEQEKSYLKFLQKILARENEEDDVRTIDSAVGSGSVGESTSLNIDVQSEASDTTEVSFSLSIRPRIEDKLGNSASQEQVTDIDVTTSPKGKSDRAALNDREIWPCGINSQEHGLLSKARDPQQEAKEELENLKKQHDLLKRMLQQQEQLKALQGRQAALLALQHKAEQAIAVLDDSVVTETTGSVSGVSLTSELNEELNDLIQRFHNQLHDSQTQSVPDNRRQAESLSLTREISQSRNSSVSEHQSDEKAQLFNKMRMLQGKKQKMDKLLGELHTLRDQHLNNSSFFPASGSPQRSIDQRSTTSAASGPVGIVTVVNGEPNSLASAPYPPDSLVSQNESEEDDNLNPTEKLQKLNEVRKRLNELRELVHYYEQTSDMMTDAVNENTKEEEETEESESDSEHEDPQPVTNIRSNPQGISSWSEINSNSNVQCGSNNRDGRHLNTDCEINNRSAANIRTLKMSSALDCHNRENDKDLDLPQGEDDEVEEDRVSEDSVSSHRSSLGDAAGDAEFEQKINRLIAAKQKLRRLQNLAAMVQDDDSEAQGTIANASNIDDLLGEMEETKQQPNNVRPSTSKLKKDVRLNEKAREKFYEAKLQQQQRELKQLQEERRKLIEIQEKIQVLQKACPDLQLSAGLSKCPANRQTSQATLTPAMNEFNTAGKPLCDQSVTVGNELWSEMRRHEILREELRQRRKQLEALMAEDQRRRELAETISTVAASVKSEGSEAQCTPQQNKTEKTMATWGGSTQCALEEENGDEDGYVSDGVGQAEEEEEDASSLNDSFSIYPNNNIPENAYFVKENKDRWKNCRPLSADGNYRPVSKARQHQNISMRRQENLRWISELSYVEEKEQWQEQINQLKKQHEFSVSICQTLMQDQQTLSCLLQTLLTGPYSMMPNNVASSQVHLIMHQLNQCYTQLTWQQSNVQRLKQMLNDLMRQQEQQCQEKPSRKERGSSAPPPPSPVFCPFSFPPQPVNLINVPGFTNFSSFAPGINYNPVFPSGFGDFVHNISPHSSDQQEQQHPLDNNASGKTEYMAFPKPFESSSSNGTENQRRSHRQPEEEMEKRSTWFNDSQEMKKDDQFQLRAGFAVSVQNVASGHKNQSDMSQRREFDEESLESFSSMPDPVDPTTVTKTFRSRKASAQASLASKDKTPKSKNKRKSSSQLKGRIKNTGYESASASSVCEPCKSTKSRQSDEVVHAKVFSKRNREQLEKIIKYSRSTEMSSAHARRILQQSNRNACIEVPETGSDLSMFEALRDTIYSEVATLISQNESRPHFLIELFHELQLLNTDYLRQRALYALQDIVTRHLSENNEKGKCAKSLNSATWMASNSELTPSESLASTDDETFGKNFPTEACQDCEQNDADNGSTMSTSSNFEPFATDDLGNTVIHLDKALSWMREYERMKIEAESTLDSEGCSSNFQGASTAKLEGTSECQPMAQSSEVSAIPCPRIDTQQLDRQIKAIMKEVIPFLKEHMDEVCSSQLLTSVRRMVLTLTQQNDESKEFVKFFHKQLGSILQDSLAKFAGRKLKDCGEDLLVEISEVLFNELAFFKLMQDLDNNSISVKQRCKRKIETTEAIQSYAKEAKKGLQVDVCSSAEDVDEDKDKDETEMVKQVQDSEMCAGNGVPESNRSDASDQEEDEESDSGPVAISLSKAETQPLTNYGSGEDENEDEEIEFEEGPVDVQTSLQASSETTTENEQNSNQELSKAKSSEILSSEQESVNIKGEQDVATIVPHYLNVKENTPPLTINTPESFIAATVKTEESSSSLPVNETQTLDTTCAGNKSGASSESSMAGSPDTESPVLVNEYEAGSGNVSQKSDEDDFVKVEDLPLKLAVYSEADLMKKMETEAQTNSLSDELLDGGGARDQELVGDAQTLKEPEAFGTQNA; from the exons ATGGCAACAGGAGGTGGTCCCTTTGAAGAAGGCATGAATGATCAGGACTTGCCCAGCTGGAGCAATGAGAGCCTTGATGACCGGCTGAACAACACG GACTGGGGAAGTcaacagaagaaagcaaacagatcttcagaaaaaaacaagaaaaagcttAGTGGAGAAGCTGAAACAAGGCTTACTAATGATATATCTCCAGAATCCTCACCTGGAATGGGACGACGGAAGACCAGAACTCCTCATAGTTTTCCTCATGCTCGGTACATGACCCAGATGTCTGTTCCAGAGCAGGCTGAACTAGAAAGGCTTAAACAAAGAATAAACTTCAGTGATCTGGATCAG AGAAGCATTGGAAGTGACTCTCAAGGCAGGGCAACGGCTGCTAACAACAAACGTCAActtaatgaaagcaaaaaaccaTTCAACTTCCTATCAATGCAGATTAACACTAACAAAAGCAAAGATCCTGCCTCAGGTtcccagaaaaaggaaagtgggGTTTCAGCGCAGTGTAAAGAGTTGtttggagctgctctgagcaaGGATTTCTTGCAAAATTGTCAAGTCTCTACTCAAGAAGATGGAAGAGGAGAACAAATGATGGATAGTAGCCAG ATTGTGAGCAGACTAGTTCAAATTCGCGACTATATTGCTAAGGCCAGCTCCATGCGGGATGATCTtgtagagaaaaatgaaagatcGGCCAATGTTGAGCGTTTATCGCACCTTATAGATGACCTTAAAGAGCAGGAGAAATCCTATCTGAAATTTTTGCAAAAGATACTT GCTAGAGAAAATGAGGAGGATGATGTTCGGACTATAGATTCAGCTGTGGGATCTGGTTCTGTAGGTGAGAGCACATCGCTAAACATTGATGTGCAGTCTGAGGCTTCAGATACCACG GAGGTATCTTTTAGCTTGAGCATTCGGCCCCGCATTGAGGACAAACTAGGGAATTCAGCTTCACAGGAACAGGTTACAGACATTGATGTTACAACAAGCCCTAAAGGGAAAAgtgacagagctgctctgaatGACAGGGAAATCTGGCCCTGTGGGATTAATAGCCAGGAACATGGATTGCTTTCAAAG GCCAGAGATCCTCAACAGGAAGCGAAAGAGGAGTTGGAGAACTTGAAAAAGCAGCATGATTTATTGAAAAGGATGCTACAACAGCAGGAGCAGTTGAAGGCTCTTCAAGGGAGACAGGCAGCTCTTCTTGCTTTGCAGCATAAAGCAGAGCAAGCCATTGCTGTCCTGGATGATTCTG TTGTAACAGAGACTACAGGCAGTGTTTCAGGAGTAAGCCTTACATCAGAACTGAATGAAGAATTGAATGACTTAATTCAGCGCTTTCACAACCAACTTCATGATTCTCAG ACACAATCTGTGCCAGATAATAGAAGGCAAGCAGAAAGTCTTTCACTTACCAGAGAGATTTCACAAAGCAGAAACTCTTCGGTGTCTGAACACCAGTCAGATGAGAAGGCACAGCTTTTTAACAAGATGCGAATGTTGCAGggtaaaaagcaaaaaatggaCAAACTATTGGGAGAACTTCATACTCTTCGTGACCAACATCTAAATAACTCCTCCT TTTTTCCTGCTTCAGGTTCTCCTCAAAGGAGTATTGATCAAAGAAGTACAACTTCAGCTGCTTCTGGTCCTGTAGGCATAGTAACTGTTGTCAATGGAGAACCAAATAGCCTGGCATCTGCTCCCTATCCTCCTGATTCCCTCGTTTCTCAAAATGAGAGTGAAGAGGATGACAATCTAAATCCAACAGAAAAGCTTCA gaagCTAAATGAGGTTCGTAAGAGGCTGAACGAGTTACGTGAGTTAGTTCACTACTATGAGCAAACATCTGATATGATGACAGATGCTGTAAATGAAAACActaaggaggaggaagaaacagaagaatcaGAAAGTGATTCAGAACATGAGGATCCACAGCCTGTTACAAATATTAGGTC AAACCCTCAAGGAATCAGTAGTTGGAGTGAAATAAATAGCAACTCAAATGTACAGTGTGGAAGTAATAACAGAGATGGAAGACACCTTAATACAGACTGTGAAATAAACAACCGATCTGCTGCTAATATAAGGACTCTAAAGATGTCTTCTGCTCTAG ACTGTCATAATAGGGAGAATGACAAAGACCTTGATCTACCCCAaggtgaagatgatgaagtGGAAGAAGACAGAGTTAGTGAAGATTCCGTGTCTAGTCACAGAAGCAGCCTGGGTGATGCTGCTGGAGATGCTGAGTTTGAGCAGAAGATCAATAGGCTTATAGCTGCAAAACAGAAACTTAGACGGTTACAAAACCTTGCTGCTATGGTGCag GATGATGATTCAGAAGCTCAAGGAACAATTGCAAATGCATCTAATATTGATGACTTGTTGGGTGAGATGGAAGAGACAAAGCAACAACCAAACAATGTCCGACCTAGTACcagcaagttaaaaaaagatGTACGACTGAATGAAAAAGCAAG AGAGAAGTTTTATGAAGCtaaacttcagcagcagcaacgGGAGCTTAAGCAGttacaagaagaaagaagaaaactaattgaaattcaagaaaaaattcaaGTGTTACAGAAAGCTTGTCCTGACCTTCAA TTGTCAGCTGGCCTGAGTAAGTGCCCAGCAAATAGACAGACTTCACAAGCGACACTGACTCCAGCCATGAATGAGTTTAACACAGCTGGCAAGCCTTTATGTGATCAGTCTGTAACAGTAGGCAATGAG TTATGGTCTGAGATGAGAAGACATGAGATTTTAAGAGAAGAACTGCgacagagaagaaagcaacTTGAAGCTTTAATGGCTGAAGATCAGAGGAGGAGAGAGCTCGCAGAAACAATATCTACTGTAGCTGCATCTGTTAAAAGTGAAGGATCAGAAGCTCAGTGTACTCCACAGCAGAATAAGACAGAAAA GACAATGGCTACCTGGGGAGGTTCTACCCAGTGTGCACTAGAGGAAGAGAATGGAGATGAAGACGGTTATGTCTCTGATGGAGTTGGTCAggcagaagaagaggaagaagatgcATCAAGTTTGAATGACAGCTTCTCTATTTATCCCAATAACAACATACCAGAAAATGCCtattttgttaaagaaaacaaggataG GTGGAAAAACTGCCGTCCTCTTTCAGCAGATGGGAATTACCGTCCAGTGTCTAAGGCCAGGCAACACCAAAACATAAGTATGCGGCGTCAGGAGAACCTTCGGTGGATATCTGAACTTTCTTATgtggaagaaaaggaacaatGGCAAGAGCAGATCAATCAGTTGAAGAAACAGCATGAATTTAGTGTCAGCATTTGTCAAACTTTGATGCAGGATCAGCAG aCCCTCTCTTGCCTTCTACAGACATTGCTTACAGGCCCATACAGTATGATGCCAAATAATGTTGCATCTTCACAAGTACATCTTATTATGCATCAATTAAACCAGTGTTACACTCAACTGACTTGGCAGCAGAGTAATGTCCAAAG gCTGAAACAAATGTTAAATGATCTTATGCGCCAGCAAGAACAACAGTGTCAAGAGAAGCCatcaagaaaggagagaggcagTAGTGCACCACCGCCTCCATCTCCTGTTTTCTGTCCATTCAGCTTTCCTCCCCAACCTGTGAACCTCATCAATGTTCCAGGATTTActaatttttcctcctttgctccag GTATTAATTATAATCCAGTGTTCCCTTCTGGTTTTGGAGATTTTGTACACAATATTTCCCCACACAGCAGTGATCAGCAGGAGCAACAACATCCTCTAGATAATAATGCTTCTGGTAAAACTGAGTATATGGCATTCCCCAAACCTTTTGAAAGCAGTTCTTCTAATGGAACAGAAAACCAAAG aaGGAGTCATAGACAACCTgaagaggaaatggaaaaaagatcAACTTGGTTTAATGATagccaggaaatgaaaaaagatgATCAGTTTCAGCTGAGAGCAGGTTTTGCAGTTTCAGTACAAAATGTTGCTTCTGGTCACAAAAATCAGTCTGATATGAGCCAGAGAAGAGAGTTTGATGAAGAGTCTTTGGAGAGTTTTAGTAGCATGCCTGATCCAGTAGACCCAACGACTGTGACAAAAACATTTAGGTCTAGAAAAGCATCAGCACAAGCAAGCTTGGCATCAAAAGATAAAACGCCCAAATCAAAGAATAAGAGGAAGAGTTCTTCTCAGCTAAAAGgcagaattaaaaatactg GTTATGAAAGTGCAAGTGCTTCTAGTGTGTGTGAACCCTGCAAGAGCACTAAAAGCAGGCAGTCTGATGAGGTGGTTCATGCAAAGGTGTTCAGCAAAAGGAATCgggaacagctggaaaaaataattaaatacagtAGATCTACAGAAATGTCTTCAG CGCATGCTAGGAGAATTCTGCAGCAGTCTAACAGAAATGCATGCATTGAAGTGCCAG aaactgGTAGTGATCTTTCTATGTTTGAAGCTTTGCGAGACACAATTTATTCTGAAGTGGCAACTCTTATTTCACAAAATGAGTCTCGTCCCCACTTTCTTATTGAACTTTTCCATGAGCTTCAGCTGCTAAATACAGATTATCTGAGGCAAAGGGCTCTGTATGCTTTACAG GATATAGTAACCAGACATTTATCAGAGAACAATGAAAAAGGGAAGTGTGCAAAATCACTGAATTCTGCAACATGGATGGCATCAAATTCTGAACTCACTCCCAGTGAAAGCCTTGCCTCTACAGATGAT GAAACTTTTGGCAAGAACTTTCCTACAGAAGCATGTCAAGATTGTGAACAAAATGATGCAGACAATGGGAGTACTATGTCTACATCTTCAAATTTTGAACCCTTTGCCACTGATGACCTTG GGAACACAGTGATTCACTTAGATAAAGCTTTGTCTTGGATGAGGGAATATGAGCGTATGAAAATTGAAGCTGAAAGTACCCTTGACTCTGAGGGCTGCTCTAGTAATTTTCAGGGTGCTTCTACTGCTAAATTAGAAG GTACCAGTGAATGTCAGCCTATGGCACAGTCAAGTGAAGTTTCTGCTATTCCATGTCCTCGTATAGATACTCAGCAGCTTGACCGGCAGATTAAAGCAATTATGAAAGAGGTTATTCCTTTTCTGAAG GAACACATGGATGAAGTATGTTCTTCTCAGTTACTGACATCAGTAAGACGTATGGTCTTGACTCTTACACAACAAAATGATGAAAGTAAAGAATTTGTGAAGTTCTTTCATAAGCAACTTGGCAGTATACTTCAG gATTCACTGGCGAAATTTGCTGGTAGAAAATTAAAAGACTGTGGCGAGGATCTTCTTGTGGAGATCTCTGAAGTGTTATTTAATGAATTAGCCTTTTTTAAACTTATGCAAGACTTGGACAACAACAGTATTTCTGTAAAGCAGAGGTGTAAACGAAAAATAGAAACTACTGAAGCGATACAGTCTTATGCTAAagag GCAAAAAAAGGTCTCCAGGTGGATGTTTGTTCATCTGCTGAAGATGTCGATGAGGACAAA GACAAGGatgagactgaaatggttaaacAAGTACAGGACTCAGAAATGTGTGCTGGTAATGGAGTTCCCGAAAGCAATAGGTCTGATGCGTCTGAtcaagaggaagatgaggaaagTGATAGTGGTCCAGTGGCAATAA GTTTATCAAAAGCAGAAACCCAACCTCTGACTAACTATGGCAGTGGAGAAGATGAGaatgaagatgaagaaattgAATTTGAGGAAGGACCTGTTGATGTGCAGACATCACTACAAGCCAGCAGTGAAACAACAACTGAAAATGAACAG AATTCAAACCAAGAATTGAGTAAGGCAAAAAGCAGTGAGATTTTGTCATCAGAACAAGAATCTGTTAATATTAAAG GTGAACAAGATGTGGCTACAATTGTGCCTCATTACCTCAATGTCAAGGAGAATACACCACCTTTAACAATCAATACCCCAGAATCCTTTATAGCAGCCactgtgaaaacagaagaatcAAGCTCATCTTTACCAGTAAATGAAACACAAACATTAGATACCACATGTGCAGGAAACAAATCCGGTGCAAGTTCTGAAAGCTCCATGGCTGGCAGCCCTGATACGGAGTCCCCTGTGCTGGTGAATGAATAT GAAGCTGGTTCTGGAAATGTAAGTCAAAAATCTGATGAAGATGACTTTGTGAAGGTTGAAGACTTGCCCCTCAAACTTGCTGTATATTCAGAG GCAgatttaatgaagaaaatggaaacagaggCACAAACCAACAGTTTGTCTGATGAATTACTGGATGGAGGTGGAGCTCGAGATCAAGAATTAGTAGGAGATGCCCAAACTTTGAAAGAACCtg